In the Gossypium raimondii isolate GPD5lz chromosome 9, ASM2569854v1, whole genome shotgun sequence genome, one interval contains:
- the LOC105800107 gene encoding uncharacterized protein LOC105800107 — translation MLHFSCFSPLIFILSFSSSNIVLVFITRNPLVLFLIGVPEMGRDWYWSSGGPVAKPSSTSNRTTSERHSAQTTLSGCITAVFHLFGSHRFRCHLKHHTSRSKLPSLLSRDSTIKGTDTEEEASTLTSASFTSTTKEEEFLNIPTGIQIKTRLDIRSKVGAPNNETPGTRTPTLVARLMGLDLLPESHSPSFQAKSRLSHHIQSSKSGHKSSLHGDMRGGTRSLPETPRPSSARRSDVDYHHHRLSLQINKENMSACEELVMSRLSSLKMKYEIVEQVKERLKRKVGMNITNAVRNRQHDREELVSKFKFKRISRALTKVADDSSIVNHSKHSSSIEFRFLESKGKPDKNPSTNYHNLQPPKLSFSSSPDIDIQLQPIRVLPKPKLQAVEEEQDEQHKLQQQQPRAASKCKKGPNQKFISRLKKPQEASEIIRNKKEEPFVRPSRLDIPDKKCRKTHLLNTTVPTLLPAPAAKIPQEKVLDAQRPKYSSQLSSSTQTYVKQEPRQAQVSSISTAGNEAEYEYIARILRRSGIDKDTPVSFSSWFSPSHPLDPSIFNYVERFTTCSANDNGKLSQRCNRKLLFHLVDELLSGILKPYFNMKPWVIRVGPGFSYMDGSQLIGTLWSKIRSFPQSDCRVLEDIDALIDKDLPDIKLQSVMAYEEEGEAIVAELEKGILEALLHEMAVEFGVRL, via the exons ATGCTTCACTTTTCATGCTTTTCTCCACTAATCTTTATTCTCAGCTTTTCGTCCTCAAACATCGTCCTTGTTTTCATTACTAGGAACCCTCTCGTCCTTTTTCTTATTGGGGTTCCGGAGATGGGAAGGGATTGGTATTGGAGCAGCGGGGGGCCAGTGGCTAAACCTTCCTCCACCTCTAACAGAACAACATCAGAGAGACACTCTGCTCAAACTACTCTCTCTGGTTGCATCACTGCCGTATTTCACTTGTTTGGTTCCCATCGTTTCCGTTGCCATTTAAAACACCACACCAGTCGTAGCAAGCTTCCCTCTCTTCTCTCTCGAGACTCCACCATTAAAG GTACAGACACAGAGGAGGAAGCCTCAACGTTAACTTCAGCTTCATTCACATCGACCACTAAAGAAgaagaatttttaaatatccCT ACGGGAATTCAAATCAAAACACGTTTAGACATAAGGTCAAAAGTTGGTGCCCCAAATAATGAGACCCCAGGGACCAGGACTCCTACTTTGGTTGCTCGACTGATGGGTCTTGATCTTCTTCCTGAAAGCCACTCGCCATCCTTTCAAGCTAAGTCACGTTTAAGCCACCACATTCAATCCTCAAAGTCCGGTCACAAAAGTTCGTTGCATGGTGATATGAGGGGAGGCACTCGCTCATTGCCGGAAACTCCAAGACCATCGTCTGCAAGGAGGTCAGATGTGGATTACCATCATCATCGCCTTTCGCTTCAAATCAACAAAGAAAACATGAGCGCTTGTGAAGAGTTGGTTATGTCTCGTCTCTCATCActgaaaatgaaatatgaaatagtggagcaggttaaagagAGGCTTAAAAGGAAAGTTGGTATGAATATAACCAACGCAGTTCGCAACAGACAGCACGACAGAGAAGAGCTTGTTAGCAAATTTAAGTTCAAGAGAATTTCCAGAGCTTTAACCAAAGTTGCTGATGATTCAAGCATTGTCAACCACTCGAAACATTCCAGTTCAATAGAGTTTAGATTCTTGGAATCCAAAGGCAAACCAGACAAAAATCCATCCACTAATTATCATAATCTTCAACCaccaaaattatcattttcatcatctccTGATATTGATATCCAGCTTCAGCCCATCAGAGTGTTACCAAAGCCCAAGTTGCAGGCTGTTGAAGAGGAACAAGACGAGCAACACAAGCTGCAGCAGCAGCAGCCAAGAGCCGCTAGCAAATGCAAGAAAGGGCCCaatcaaaaattcatttcaCGACTGAAAAAACCTCAAGAAGCATCGGAAATCATCCGAAACAAGAAAGAAGAGCCTTTCGTTCGTCCTTCCAGACTTGACATTCCCGACAAGAAATGCAGGAAAACCCATCTCCTCAACACCACGGTCCCCACCCTTCTTCCGGCTCCGGCCGCAAAAATCCCACAAGAAAAG GTCTTAGATGCTCAAAGACCGAAATATAGCTCACAGTTATCTAGTTCGACCCAAACGTATGTCAAACAAGAACCGAGGCAGGCACAGGTTTCCTCCATCTCCACCGCTGGCAATGAAGCTGAATATGAGTACATCGCAAGAATACTAAGACGTAGTGGCATAGACAAAGATACCCCAGTGTCCTTCTCGTCCTGGTTCTCTCCTTCCCATCCTCTTGATCCGTCCATTTTTAACTATGTCGAACGTTTCACTACTTGTTCTGCTAATGATAATGGTAAATTGAGTCAGCGGTGCAATAGAAAGCTACTGTTTCATCTGGTGGACGAACTGTTGAGTGGAATTTTGAAGCCTTATTTTAATATGAAGCCTTGGGTCATTAGGGTCGGCCCTGGTTTTAGTTACATGGATGGGTCTCAACTAATAGGCACCTTGTGGTCGAAAATCAGAAGCTTTCCTCAATCTGATTGTCgagttcttgaagacattgatgcCTTAATTGATAAAGACTTGCCAGACATTAAACTCCAGAGTGTAATGGCGTACGAGGAAGAAGGGGAAGCGATTGTGGCGGAGTTAGAGAAGGGCATCTTAGAGGCGCTGCTACATGAAATGGCAGTTGAGTTTGGTGTACGGCTTTGA